The Athalia rosae chromosome 4, iyAthRosa1.1, whole genome shotgun sequence DNA segment TTTGATATGTTAAACGTAGATGTTTTGTATAATTGATATGTATTTAATACTTCATGAACATCGCATAGTTTAATAACGCCGAATTGTATTGTTAAATAATGATTTTCATCCCTAAACAGTAATTTgataaatcgaataaaaaatcaacatgaatattttttcttttttggttttgttccCGATCGTTACGTTTTTCACTAATAACTCGGAACAAATTACAGATATAAGACGGTGTGCTGTTACTCGATCGAGGGAAACCCGAGAACCGCCACCGCACCTTTATTTATAACGAGAAATGTACTCGCCAATGAAAACAAGAGAACTTAGAACCATCCCAACGGAATGAAGAACCAAAATTCCTCGTATATGTTCTAcagtaatttttgaaaaattttcatggtcGAGTCCCGAAGAACCTGGCTTACGAGTGTAATGTCTCATCCAGTAATTTACAAAACCACTTTGTACCGCCTGCAAAGTGTAACGATGAACTCCTGGTACGAACGGCGAGCCTCGTCGTAGTGAAATTGGCACGTAAAAGGTAAACGTTTTATCTTTCAGTGTTCGAATTTGGTACTCGATGTTACctgaaaaatgttttcatcGTTAGATCAGTCGAGAGTGAGATGGACGTGCATAATTGGCCGCTTAACGCGCTCAATTTTTACCGTACTGATGACTGTTGTACATGTAGGCAGTCGATGACATGATACCGGTGGCACAAGTCGGCGTCCATAGACAAGGTTCGCTCTTGGCTCTGGAccagatttgaaaattatcgtaaattttcatcatcaggGGGTCCGAGggatcgtaataataatctttATGGTTTTGGTTGCCACCGAACTCTATACCGTCATCGAGCAACTGTTCAAAGGTGTCGATAACACGCTTCGGTCTTGAAGTGGTTAAGAAGCTGAACAGTTTGGTGTTGTACGCCGCGTTTATCAGGTAAGAATAAATTATCCACATCCCGAACAAATATCTCCTGAAACAGCTCTTTGGCATGGCACGAGAAGTGCCGAGGAAAATGCCGAAGCCATCGAGAAGTCGGGTTTTATCGCGTTGATTTTTTGAGGGGAGAAATCGGTTCGCCAAAATAatcaaaccaaaaaataacaagCAAGATACGCCGGTATATGCCCACGATTCGTTAGACAATGGCCACAGTAAATTCTTCCAAGAAATTTCTAAGCCTTTTGTGCTGTAGCCGATACCGAATGATACTTCGTTGTAGGTCGAGCTAAGATCAAAGTGTTCCAAGTAATAAGCTTCTGGCATCATTCCACCCACCATGGCAAACGTCTTGCCTCGTTTGACCTGTAAGGGATAAGAATATCTTTAACTGTTTGTCGTTGGCCAATGTAGAAATCGGGTTTTACATtcgaaaaacaattcaaatttAGTCAATGCCTGGTCTATCATCTCCTTCCACGTTTTCGTCGGTCTTGGATCCAACTGCAAagttgtattcattttttcggcGATAATTGTCAGGAGTCTACCACCGATACCTCCTAGAAAAGCTTCGCCTGTTTCCGAAAATTCTCGTCGCGCTTCCAGTACCATGCCTTCTTCGGTGGTGAACGCGGTGTATCGAACGCACCCTTGACCGTCGAACATCTTTTTggggaataattttatttgtttttcgaagCCTGACTCCTTTCTCCAGGTATCGACGGTTTGCAATTCGCTTACACCGCAGTTGTTGACGAACGGAAAATACGTCATCGCGAAAATATCTGCTCTGCAAGGTACTAGAAAAATAACGCGTACTTTATCCAACTTCCACAATATCGTTGGAATGTCCATAGAAGCTCCGTGGATCGCGTCCAaacttgcaaaattttcggtcAAGATAACGACGTATTTCGTTCGACTATCCATCGGCTTGACGTTGATCACGTTGATAGTTTCCTTGAAGCTATCGAAGTTGTCTGTGAATAAAATCACGTTGGAAGTTCCTTGCAAGTTCAGCTTCTTCACGGAATATAACTTCCACGCGAAGTAcggatatttttcgattaaatcgtaatcgaaaaaaatatttttgctgCCATAAATAACGACGAAATCTTTGATCCTCCAATCGTTGCCGTTGATTAAATCCACCAAACATTCCAGAACACCGGGATCGtcattttcactaatttttccGAACTGCGGAATTGAACAACCGGAAAACTGAattgattgtaaaaaaattacggttCGAATCAAGATTCGCGGCAGCGAATTGCCGCCAAGTATCCTTTGGCTCAACATTTTCTCGGCTGGAAGTAGCCGGAAAGCGCGAAGAGTACCAATGAATGTTATGAGCAAAATCCGACTGAAATTTGAATGTGTAATTAATTGGACGTAAGCCATTCCCCGGATACTTCATTTGTCGAACTATGCGCCATTAATATAATCAGGTAGACCTATAACCCGCTCGTGCCGCCAATAACTATAATGGAgtaaatatacgtatttaGCACTAGTGTCGATGTTATCTGGCATTGATGGATTTGATTATACGGCGAAACGTAACTTTGTGAAAGTGCATCGCTTCATTACCATCAATTATCTTAATTTCAACCCTTCAAAGAATTCGGTAAAGGATTCATATCTTAATAAGACCATTGTCGTGCTGCACACACAGCgaatgcaaaaataaaaaatatgctcCATCCCAACAAAATCCGGTGTATTATCCCATATCTCgttgttaaaattttcataacattTTATGGATAACAAGTTCCCCGATAAATACAACGGAGGCTAACAAATTCCCGATGACATTGAGGCAGAAAATTCCTCGGAGATGTCGTAACGTCATCGCGGATGGAGTTTTCTTGATCAATCTCGTCGGAATCGGTTTTCGGAGGTAATAATTTAACCAGTAATCGTGAAAGCCACTCTGCACGGCTAAAAAAACGTAATGATGTACTCCGACTACGAACGGCGAGCCTCGTCTCAGGGCTATAGCCGCTTGGAAAGTCAGTGCGTTATCATTCAACATTCGAAGTTGTTTCCCGGCCTCTCCTAgaagggaataaaattttctggcAAAGGCAAGAAAGTATAAATAATtcgtatgaaataattttcaacgtaccAGCGTATTTTGCATTATGTAGAACGAGGGTTGAATACAGAATCCCGGCAGCACCTTTTCCGTTGTACAGAATACAGTTCGTTTCATCGACGGTCCAAAATTTGTAGTTgtcgtaaattttcatcataacGGAATCCGACGGGTCGTAGTAAAAGGATCGATGGAAATCGTTATCACCAAACTGCATACCGTCCTCGCTCAACTCCTCGAGTGTCCGGATAATGTGATTTTCGTTCGGAGTGGTCAAGAAACTGACCAAACCGCTGGTGTACGTAGTATCGATTAAAATCGAGTAGATGATCCACATCCCGCACAAATATCttccgatattatttttcggcATTGTTCTAGACATGCCGAGTAACATGCCGACGGCGTCGAGGACCcgcaatcgatcgatcttcgCGTTTGACCAGCCGTATCTTCTGGCCAGAATAATCAGACCGCAAAATAGAAGCAAAGAATATCCGACGTACGTCCAAACTTTTTGAGACAACGGCGACGCCAGGTTTTTCCAAGGTATGTCAAAGCCCTGGATCCTGTAAGCGAAACCGAAGGCATCCTGCATATACGTGGATGTCaagtcgaaattttttaaccgtGCAGCCGATGGAATGATTCCTGAAACTGTGAGTATCGCCTCGCTGCGTTGAACCTGCATCAGGTAAAAGTAATTATGGAATGATTCGTcattgaaaatagaattgtttaatatttatattcactTTCTCCAATAATTCTCCCCAAGTCGCCGCATCTTCTGGTAGCAATTTGAGAGGcatgttcattttttcggaGACAATCGCCAGTAGATGACCAGCGACACCTCCGAGGACCATTTCCCCGTTCTCCTTGACTTCTTTTCTAGCTTCCAGCCTTAGAACTGCCTCAGTTACGACGGTGTGATACTGAACGCAACCTTGACCATCTAGCATTTTCTTCGGGAATAATTTAGCTCCTTTTTCGAAGTTTCTATTCTTCCAGACATCCAGGATTTCCAGGTCGCCCGGTTGACAGTTTTTCGCGAACGGGAAGTAGGTCATTATAAGGACGTCTTGTTTGCAAGGGACCACATAAATCACATCTGTTTTGTCCAACTTCCACATTATTACGGAAGACCCGTTCGAAGCTTTTCGCACGTCGTTCAAATCAGCGAAGTTTTCCCTCAGGATTATAACGAGCTTCGATCTACCGTCCATTGACAGGATGTCGATGACGTTCAAAGTTTCATTCAAGGTAGCGAAGTTTTTAGCGAATAGaatgatattcgaaaaattcgtcacGCTGTTATGTTCCCCAGCAATTATCGTCCAGGTAAACTTTGTGtggtgtttaaaaaattcatcgtccaAATCTGCCATTTTCTCGTCAAGCAACATCAAAAAATCATGAGACGCCCAGGTCGAGGCGTCGAGCAGGGAGTCCAAGAATTCGAGAGAACGATGGTTGCGGTGCTCCATGAGTTTTTTCAGATGTGCCGTCGATGATTCGATCGCGATTAAAACTAAGAAAGCGCAACACACCAGCGACTGCATGT contains these protein-coding regions:
- the LOC110117405 gene encoding uncharacterized protein LOC110117405, whose protein sequence is MPDNIDTSAKYFGKISENDDPGVLECLVDLINGNDWRIKDFVVIYGSKNIFFDYDLIEKYPYFAWKLYSVKKLNLQGTSNVILFTDNFDSFKETINVINVKPMDSRTKYVVILTENFASLDAIHGASMDIPTILWKLDKVRVIFLVPCRADIFAMTYFPFVNNCGVSELQTVDTWRKESGFEKQIKLFPKKMFDGQGCVRYTAFTTEEGMVLEARREFSETGEAFLGGIGGRLLTIIAEKMNTTLQLDPRPTKTWKEMIDQVKRGKTFAMVGGMMPEAYYLEHFDLSSTYNEVSFGIGYSTKGLEISWKNLLWPLSNESWAYTGVSCLLFFGLIILANRFLPSKNQRDKTRLLDGFGIFLGTSRAMPKSCFRRYLFGMWIIYSYLINAAYNTKLFSFLTTSRPKRVIDTFEQLLDDGIEFGGNQNHKDYYYDPSDPLMMKIYDNFQIWSRAKSEPCLWTPTCATGIMSSTAYMYNSHQYGNIEYQIRTLKDKTFTFYVPISLRRGSPFVPGVHRYTLQAVQSGFVNYWMRHYTRKPGSSGLDHENFSKITVEHIRGILVLHSVGMVLSSLVFIGEYISRYK
- the LOC110117399 gene encoding uncharacterized protein LOC110117399, translated to MLKKKSISLPSLVLVHISVTAESEVNDVFFVSRIHNATDMQSLVCCAFLVLIAIESSTAHLKKLMEHRNHRSLEFLDSLLDASTWASHDFLMLLDEKMADLDDEFFKHHTKFTWTIIAGEHNSVTNFSNIILFAKNFATLNETLNVIDILSMDGRSKLVIILRENFADLNDVRKASNGSSVIMWKLDKTDVIYVVPCKQDVLIMTYFPFAKNCQPGDLEILDVWKNRNFEKGAKLFPKKMLDGQGCVQYHTVVTEAVLRLEARKEVKENGEMVLGGVAGHLLAIVSEKMNMPLKLLPEDAATWGELLEKVQRSEAILTVSGIIPSAARLKNFDLTSTYMQDAFGFAYRIQGFDIPWKNLASPLSQKVWTYVGYSLLLFCGLIILARRYGWSNAKIDRLRVLDAVGMLLGMSRTMPKNNIGRYLCGMWIIYSILIDTTYTSGLVSFLTTPNENHIIRTLEELSEDGMQFGDNDFHRSFYYDPSDSVMMKIYDNYKFWTVDETNCILYNGKGAAGILYSTLVLHNAKYAGEAGKQLRMLNDNALTFQAAIALRRGSPFVVGVHHYVFLAVQSGFHDYWLNYYLRKPIPTRLIKKTPSAMTLRHLRGIFCLNVIGNLLASVVFIGELVIHKML